From Ostrinia nubilalis chromosome 9, ilOstNubi1.1, whole genome shotgun sequence, one genomic window encodes:
- the LOC135075030 gene encoding uncharacterized protein LOC135075030, which yields MRGPYKVVRDLPHHRYELELMAGSYGKRTQAAAEHMVQWRGEWTPETCAAFFEGESDDSTDDLGGQEDGGEGPSQEAEDGGEGPSQEAEDGGEGPSQEAVGDASRSGEAVLQITEEEAGPSSPYW from the exons ATGCGAGGCCCTTACAAAGTAGTTCGGGACCTCCCACATCATCGCTATGAGTTGGAGCTCATGGCGGGTTCATATGGCAAGCGAACTCAAGCGGCGGCTGAGCATATGGTTCAGTGGCGCGGGGAGTGGACGCCGGAAACGTGTGCAGCCTTCTTCGAGGGTG AGTCTGATGATTCTACCGATGACCTGGGAGGCCAAGAGGATGGTGGCGAAGGACCCTCTCAAGAAGCAGAGGATGGTGGCGAAGGACCCTCTCAAGAAGCAGAGGATGGTGGCGAAGGACCTTCTCAAGAAGCGGTCGGGGACGCCTCGCGGTCAGGAGAGGCCGTATTACAAATAACTGAAGAAGAGGCGGGGCCTAGCAGCCCGTACTGGTGA